A genomic region of Desertibacillus haloalkaliphilus contains the following coding sequences:
- a CDS encoding YfhO family protein, protein HPFFLNPLIIFPLLILTLHRALRKHRYGWFTVLVAWTLWNNFYFAFMMAIGAIVFWLGYQWLNQNWLNWRKHLALLANAIIGALLPMILFFPSIMAVLQSARSGKSLANGLTVYPAYYY, encoded by the coding sequence CATCCGTTCTTTTTAAACCCATTAATTATTTTCCCATTGCTGATTTTGACGTTGCATCGCGCATTGCGCAAACACCGCTATGGCTGGTTCACTGTATTAGTTGCGTGGACGTTATGGAATAATTTTTATTTTGCCTTTATGATGGCCATCGGTGCTATTGTCTTTTGGTTGGGCTATCAATGGCTTAATCAGAATTGGTTGAATTGGCGCAAACACTTAGCTTTGTTAGCCAATGCTATCATTGGTGCATTATTACCTATGATTTTATTCTTTCCAAGCATCATGGCAGTCCTACAGTCCGCTCGTTCTGGTAAGTCATTAGCTAACGGACTAACGGTCTACCCCGCCTATTACTAC